The Spiroplasma culicicola AES-1 genomic sequence CACCTCTTGTTGATCCTGACATAAATTCATTACTACATGTTGTACATACGAATTTTGCTTCAAAATATTTTGGATGTATATCTGCTTTTGGCATATCAATCACCTCTCCTTTTTTCTATAAAATAACATTAAGTCCAATACAAAACTAATAATAACATATATTTTAAAAGTTATGCATTAATTTTATCTATTTTATCTCAATCAAATATTTTCTTTAAACCTTTAATAATTAAATTTACAAAGGGACCAGTTAAAAAAGTAAAAGCAATTGTTCCAATTCCAAGATTTGTTAATAAGAATTGTGTTTTTTGATTTCAATCTCCAGGAATAAAAGGAAATAAAATTAAACCAGGAACAAATATCAAGAGATCCATTAAAACTCTAGATATAGCATAGTTTAAACCAGTTAGATTTTGAAATGAACTTGCATAACTATTATATGGTCCTAAACTCATATTGGCATGAACTCACATTGCAACTCCAATACAAAACATAACAAAACCTCCAATAAATATTAGATTTCTAATATTTTGAGAAGTGGACTCACTCATAATTTGTTCAACTGCAACCACTTGTTTTAGATATAATTGCATTAATAAAGGTGCTAAAAAAACAATAATAATATCACAAATTAAATTAATAGTCATTTGAATTGTACTTACACTATTTTTTTCTTTTAAATCTTTAATAATTTTGGGAAGTGAAAAAGCAATACTTAAAATAACAAACAAGGCCAATATCAGATTGTAAATTAAAATATAAATTCCTTGAATAACTTCACTTGTCATAGAACCATTACTCATATCATAACCATCAATCATGGCACTGATTACATAAATTGTAAAGTCCATTTGGCTCGCTCCAATTTTTGTTGTTGTATAAAATGCTATTCCTAATGTACTTATTGCAAATCCAAAAATAAATAAAAAGAATCTTACAAGTAAACTTCTTCACCTTAACTTAACATTTTCTTTCATTTGCTCATAATATAATTTCAATTCAATCACCTTTGTTAATTATATAAAAAAATAGACTCTTAAAAGTCTATTTTTCATATTTAGTTTTTAATGCTTCTTTCCCACCTGAATTGTATTTTTTAATTCAGTTTCTTAATGACACAACACTGACATTTCTAGTAGGGGCAAAATTAGATGCAGATACACCTGATTTTTTAAAATCCTCTATTATTTTAATTTTTTCATCAGCGGTTAAATGTACTTTCATTCATTTCTCCGACCTTCATTATTCTTTTAATTAAGCTTTTCCGTAGCAACCAAACATTTTAGTTAATTCATTAAATGTTTCTTTTAAAGCGTTAAATCCTGGTGCTAATAATTTTCTAGGATCAAATCCTTTAGCCTCATCATCTAAGTCTTTTTTGTCTTCTACGTATTTTCTTGTTGCATCTCTAAATGCTAATTGTAATTCAGTATTTACATTAATTTTTGAAATTCCCAATTCGATAGCTTTTTTAACTTGATCTTGAGGAATTCCAGATCCTCCATGTAGTACCATTGGTAAACTACATGCTGATTGTAATTCTTCTAATGTTTCAAATGATAATGTTTTTCATCATTCTGGGTATTTTCCGTGAATATTTCCAATTCCAGCTGCCAACATTGAAATTCCTGTTGTAGCCATTTCAGCTGCTTGTTTTGGATCACCAAGTTCACCTTCACCAACAACTCCATCTTCTTCACCACCAATTGAACCAATTTCTGCTTCAACTGATACTTCATGTTCATTTGCAAAGTCCATTAATTCTTTAACTTTTGCAATATTTTCTTCATATGGTAAGTGAGATCCATCAAACATTACTGATGAATATCCAGCTTCGATACATTTTTTAGCCATTTCTAATGATTGACCATGATCTAAATGTAAAGCAACAGGAACAGTGATATTTAAATCTTCTAATAACCCGTTAACCATTCCTACAATTGTTTTTAATCCACCCATATATTTAATTGCTCCTTCTGAAGTTGCAATAATTGTAGGTGTATTTGATTCTTGAGCAGCTAGTAAAATCGCTTTTGCTCACTCAAGGTTATTAATGTTAAAGTGACCAATTGCATATTTACCTGCATGAGCATCTTTAACCATTTGGCTAGCATTAACTAGTCTTGCATGATATTTTTTTGACATAAAAATATTCCTCCCAAGTCTTATTATACAACCTTTATAGTGTATATTTAAGGGAATATGAAAAAATCGAATAAACTTATAAGTTTTGATCTTTTATGATTTGACCATCTTCAAATTCAATAATTCTATTGCAATAACTTTTAATCATATCAAGATCATGATTTATGATA encodes the following:
- a CDS encoding SPE_1075/MLC_0560 family membrane protein, with amino-acid sequence MKLYYEQMKENVKLRWRSLLVRFFLFIFGFAISTLGIAFYTTTKIGASQMDFTIYVISAMIDGYDMSNGSMTSEVIQGIYILIYNLILALFVILSIAFSLPKIIKDLKEKNSVSTIQMTINLICDIIIVFLAPLLMQLYLKQVVAVEQIMSESTSQNIRNLIFIGGFVMFCIGVAMWVHANMSLGPYNSYASSFQNLTGLNYAISRVLMDLLIFVPGLILFPFIPGDWNQKTQFLLTNLGIGTIAFTFLTGPFVNLIIKGLKKIFDWDKIDKINA
- a CDS encoding helix-turn-helix domain-containing protein, coding for MKVHLTADEKIKIIEDFKKSGVSASNFAPTRNVSVVSLRNWIKKYNSGGKEALKTKYEK
- the fba gene encoding class II fructose-1,6-bisphosphate aldolase, encoding MSKKYHARLVNASQMVKDAHAGKYAIGHFNINNLEWAKAILLAAQESNTPTIIATSEGAIKYMGGLKTIVGMVNGLLEDLNITVPVALHLDHGQSLEMAKKCIEAGYSSVMFDGSHLPYEENIAKVKELMDFANEHEVSVEAEIGSIGGEEDGVVGEGELGDPKQAAEMATTGISMLAAGIGNIHGKYPEWWKTLSFETLEELQSACSLPMVLHGGSGIPQDQVKKAIELGISKINVNTELQLAFRDATRKYVEDKKDLDDEAKGFDPRKLLAPGFNALKETFNELTKMFGCYGKA